Proteins from a genomic interval of Megalopta genalis isolate 19385.01 unplaced genomic scaffold, iyMegGena1_principal scaffold0020, whole genome shotgun sequence:
- the Def1 gene encoding defensin 1, protein MAKFYVLATFVLLAAAAVVAIPVEEEYEPLEFSGAVEERAVRQRRVTCDLLSIKGIAEHSACAANCLSMGKAGGRCENGICLCRTTTFKDLWDKRFG, encoded by the exons ATGGCGAAGTTCTACGTTCTTGCTACTTTTGTGCTCTTGGCTGCTGCCGCTGTCGTGGCCATCCCCGTTG AGGAGGAGTACGAGCCACTAGAATTCTCCGGAGCAGTAGAAGAACGTGCTGTTAGGCAGAGAAGAGTGACCTGCGATCTTCTCTCGATCAAAGGAATTGCCGAGCACAGTGCTTGCGCTGCCAATTGTCTCTCCATGGGCAAAGCTGGTGGACGCTGCGAAAATGGAATCTGTCTCTGTCGCAC GACCACCTTCAAAGACTTGTGGGATAAGCGTTTCGGTTAA